The proteins below are encoded in one region of Brachyspira intermedia PWS/A:
- a CDS encoding O-antigen polymerase encodes MNNDNVNTSAYKNIIRNFNIAIGIAFILLVSAIYVTYIFNINIPQLNSNTNLAVLEGIAIESFIYNIRIFFSFLIPLSSFIFIFLFVLNPISMKSILISFVLIFLMAFYLYKLPYDILVNPFENLYAFISLIINLISANLIILFIAGLSFIRYDIKKFNALYDFYTMITEIIIWSFLILFVISLIVFSIIAVLYFNDKIDAKRIFRFLIRNDMKNLKILLSVFAVLNTLIIYFSYLLYNKMVNTKLSISVSRVITPLVSVLSIVIIILTFRYHIINNNHFRFLFLLYILFMIFFILNIFLFRIDKEHNKIEYYIYIISNVFGIIFSIFLLYISFNQFSYYYFIILNLIAMINFLYNIFVSIMKKYIKFMFLYNFIYIIFFIILLFIDFI; translated from the coding sequence GTGAATAATGATAATGTAAATACATCTGCTTATAAAAATATAATTAGGAATTTTAATATAGCTATAGGTATTGCTTTTATATTACTAGTTTCTGCAATATATGTTACTTATATTTTTAATATTAATATTCCTCAATTAAATTCTAATACTAATTTAGCAGTATTAGAAGGTATAGCAATAGAAAGTTTTATCTATAATATAAGGATATTTTTTTCTTTTTTAATTCCTTTATCATCTTTCATATTTATATTTCTTTTTGTACTTAATCCTATTAGCATGAAATCAATATTAATATCATTTGTATTGATTTTTTTAATGGCTTTTTATTTATACAAACTTCCTTATGATATATTAGTCAATCCATTTGAGAATTTATATGCGTTCATTTCTTTAATAATAAATCTTATATCAGCAAATTTAATTATACTTTTTATAGCAGGTTTATCTTTTATAAGATATGATATAAAAAAGTTTAATGCTTTATATGATTTTTATACTATGATTACTGAAATTATAATATGGAGTTTTTTAATATTATTTGTAATTTCATTAATAGTATTTTCTATAATTGCTGTATTATATTTCAATGATAAAATAGATGCCAAGAGAATTTTTAGATTTTTAATAAGAAATGATATGAAAAATTTAAAAATACTTTTATCTGTTTTTGCTGTATTGAATACTCTTATAATCTATTTTTCATATTTATTATATAATAAAATGGTTAATACTAAATTGTCTATAAGTGTTTCAAGAGTTATCACTCCTTTGGTATCTGTATTATCTATTGTTATTATAATACTGACTTTTAGATATCATATTATAAATAATAATCATTTTAGATTTTTATTCTTATTATATATTTTATTTATGATATTTTTTATATTGAATATTTTTCTATTTAGGATAGATAAAGAACATAATAAAATAGAATATTATATATATATAATTTCAAATGTATTTGGTATTATATTTTCTATATTTTTATTGTATATATCTTTTAATCAATTTTCGTACTATTATTTTATTATATTGAATTTAATAGCAATGATTAATTTTTTATATAATATATTTGTTTCTATTATGAAAAAATACATAAAATTCATGTTTTTATATAATTTTATATATATAATATTTTTTATTATATTATTATTTATTGACTTTATATAA
- a CDS encoding aldose epimerase family protein: MFRSKKEDFGKNSYIYTLENDKGLKVKLAEVGATITGIFFKDKEGKEVEVAFGSDDIEFYTDKAKNGHMGATVGRVAGRTLGAKFKIDDKEYNITANKAPDHTHGGTNGLSYVMYKSIQKKDNEVLFSYVSKDGEEGYPGNLNLIVKYTITDENEIIIDYIATTDKPTPLNVMNHSYFNLNGSGNIKDHEMFIDAKYYLADENGITSGEILKTKNTPYDFTSLKKVDDIIKAKDGCDNCFIFDDNDINKQRVKILSRKTNIALEVFTTQPSVLFYTANHFNNFKVRDQILNRHEAFCLETQSLSCALNFNHFPSIILYPDREYNHRTIYKFSLI; encoded by the coding sequence ATGTTTAGATCAAAAAAAGAAGATTTCGGAAAAAATTCTTATATCTATACATTGGAAAATGATAAGGGCTTAAAAGTAAAATTGGCAGAAGTTGGAGCAACTATAACAGGAATATTTTTCAAAGACAAAGAAGGAAAAGAAGTAGAAGTGGCATTTGGTTCTGATGATATAGAGTTTTATACAGATAAGGCTAAAAACGGACATATGGGTGCTACAGTAGGAAGAGTGGCTGGAAGAACTTTAGGCGCTAAATTTAAAATAGATGATAAAGAATATAATATAACAGCAAACAAAGCTCCTGATCATACACATGGAGGGACAAACGGACTTTCTTATGTAATGTACAAGTCAATACAAAAAAAGGACAATGAAGTATTATTTTCTTATGTCTCTAAAGACGGAGAAGAAGGATATCCTGGAAATCTTAATTTAATAGTAAAATATACAATTACAGATGAAAATGAAATAATAATAGACTATATTGCCACTACAGACAAACCAACTCCTTTAAACGTAATGAATCACTCATATTTTAATTTAAATGGCAGCGGAAATATTAAAGATCATGAAATGTTCATAGATGCTAAATACTATCTTGCCGATGAAAATGGTATAACTTCAGGAGAAATATTAAAAACAAAAAATACTCCTTATGATTTCACTTCATTAAAGAAAGTTGATGATATAATAAAAGCAAAAGACGGCTGTGATAATTGTTTTATTTTTGATGATAATGATATAAATAAACAAAGAGTAAAAATATTATCAAGAAAAACAAATATAGCTTTAGAAGTATTTACTACTCAGCCTTCTGTATTATTCTATACAGCTAATCATTTCAATAACTTCAAAGTGAGAGATCAAATATTAAATAGACATGAAGCATTCTGTTTAGAAACTCAAAGTCTATCATGTGCATTGAATTTTAATCATTTCCCAAGCATTATACTTTATCCTGACAGAGAATATAATCATAGAACAATATACAAATTTAGTTTAATATAA
- a CDS encoding secondary thiamine-phosphate synthase enzyme YjbQ, which translates to MHTINVKTKARFDIVDITGEVQKCINDENIESGIAVIFVPHTTAAVGINENADPDVVFDMKNAFNKLVPQHDNYEHREGNSQAHVLSSLVAPSLTVIIENKKIVLGTWQDIYFFEFDGARNRKVYVQIISK; encoded by the coding sequence ATGCATACTATCAATGTAAAAACTAAAGCTAGATTCGATATAGTTGATATTACAGGAGAAGTTCAAAAATGCATAAATGATGAAAATATAGAAAGCGGAATAGCTGTTATATTTGTACCGCATACAACTGCAGCTGTTGGAATAAATGAAAATGCTGATCCTGATGTTGTTTTTGATATGAAGAATGCTTTTAATAAATTAGTACCTCAGCATGATAATTATGAACACAGAGAAGGTAATTCACAGGCTCATGTATTATCATCTTTGGTAGCCCCTAGTTTGACAGTAATAATAGAAAATAAAAAAATAGTATTAGGTACTTGGCAAGACATATACTTTTTTGAATTCGATGGTGCTAGAAACAGAAAAGTTTATGTACAGATCATTTCAAAATAA